CGTTTTTTAACTGCACCCAATTGGGAAGATAGTCGATTTTATTAACCTTATAATTTGGAGTAACAAGTGGTAAATTTAAGGTTCGAGCAATCATCCACAATCCTGCTGGTAGTTCAATCAGTTCATCCGTCAACAACGAACCTGTCTGACGACAATTTTTTAGGAGTCGATACAATCTAGTATTTGCCGTAGATTTCCATTCTTTTACTGCATTGACGACAAATTCTAATTCACTTTTTCGGCTTTCTAAAGTTTTAATTTTTGTTTCTATATTTTGCTGTTTGGTCAAACTTTGCTGGTAATCTCTTTGTAACTGTTGGAAATCCTCCGAATTTTTTTTAAAAACTTGCACTGACTCAGATACTGCTAACATACATTGTGCTGCATTTCGAGCATCACTAGAAACTTCCTCAAATTCCGAGATCGCAGTTGCGACTGTTTCTTGCAACCAAACTGCCAATCCAAAAGCACCACGGGTTGGACGAGTAAAACCTAGTTCAGTAACTTTAGTCAGGGCTGTGCGTACATTAGCAACGAAGTTTTCAACAGCTTGGTTTCCATTTGTATAAGGTTTCAAAAGTGGCAAAAAGTTGACAACTTCTGGGCTATCCCAATCGACATTAGGTGCAGTTTGGAGGAGATTGTCTAACTTTGTTTTGAAAGATTGAACCTCAGTTATGGTATCTGAGCTTTGTTTGTAAATCGTTTCAGATTTTTGATAATTCCCCTCTAAAGCTGTCTTTTCTGCTTGGAATTGTTTTTGTGTTTCCTGAAATTCCTCTTCGACTTTAAGATATGTTGCAAATCTTGACGCTGATTTTAACAGTTTCTGAAAAATCTGTACGTTTTCTTGACGTTTTGAGAGATTGTTTTCACAGTCATCAGCTGTATTTTGCAGCCAAGTTCCAATCACGTTATCTTCTAAAAATGGCTGTCCTTCTTCCTGCACTTTTTCGGCTTTTCCTTTCCGCAAAGCCCGGATAACAGGGCTATGAACTAAGCGACTGAGAGCATTATCGACTGCTAAATTAGCTTGGGAGGTGATAAGTGTCTTTCCACCCCGCAAAGCAACTTGATAGCAAATTTCGGCAATAACTGTAGTTTTACCCGTACCGGGGGGTCCCTGAATCAAAACCATATCCGGTGCGGAAAGTACCGCTTCAACTGCAGCAATTTGATCGGGATTGGCGTCTCGCTTTAATAAGTCTTGAGGTTGTAGTTTAATAATTTTTGATGGACGTTTGGCTTTGTCAGCATTGAATAAGAATTGCCCTAACAAAGAATTTTGCGATCGCCCTTGTCGTAAGTTGTCTAAAGCTTTTTTCTTTTGATTGATTTGGTGTATGTCACCTGCAGCTTCAAAATATAAAAATCCTTTATGAGAGAGTTTATAGCGTCCTCGATTCAAGCGTTCAATAAAATCGGAATCTAACCTAATACGGATTTTACTTTCTTCAAAGTCAACATCCGCGATTGTTCCCAACTTTTCTCCGTCACGTTTGTTGCTATATTGGGGAGAGGAGTCAAACAACATCACATCTTCATTGCGTGCTTTTTTGGCGCGTTGCCAAAAGTCATTTTCATCCAACTTATTGGCAGAAGAACCATCAAGAGTTGCTGCTACCGCATCAATTTCAAAAGTCACTCTTCTGGTATCTCCACCATAGTTATGATTTTGAAAAGGCACGCAAAATTGGCGGGATTGGGCTATGCGTTCTTCTATCTCTAAAAATGTGTGCCAAACTTGTAGCTGTTTTTTTGTTGGTATGACTCGTTCCCGAACAGCATCTTCTGAGTTGTTACTTCGTGTATATATAGGTTGTACATTTGTTGGCTGATTTGCTCTAATGAAAGCAGAAATTTGAACAACCCGATTGCCATCTGCTGCTTCAATAGACATATAACCTGAGAGCATTGTCCCAGTAGGAATATCTTGTGAATCCAGTATTAAGTACAAATCCTGCACTCCCGGAGATAAGTGAGTATCTTGCACTCTCAACCAACTAACATCAGATGAAATTTTACACGGTGTCCCTACTTGTACTATCCAAGAACGTTCAATTTGGCGATCGCTTTCTACCTCTCCAAAATCCAAAACGTCGGGAATATCCCAATTAGCATTTTCCCATGTTACATTCGGTGCTATCCCTGTTAATATCACCGATTGACAAATAGGAGCAGTTTCTTTTGTCGCAGACAGGGCTATCTCTCCCTTGTCACCGCCAACAGTGCGGGCGATCGCTAAATTCTCCAGTCGCACCCCAGGAACTTTGACAACCAATGCTGGCTCATCAACTGCAAAAATAACCGTCTCCGCACCTGTACCGCAAAGGGTTAGCGATTTTTCAATAGTAAAGGGTCCTTTATATTCCCCAGATTTCAAGCTGATTTCCGCACCATCACGGACAATTTGCAGCAATTCAAGAAAATTTTCTGGTTCAGCTTGAAATGATGGCATTATTACCTCGGAGAGTTGGGGATTGGAAATGGAGTTTCGTAAGGTACAGAATGATAAATTAACCGCAGCCTGTAGCAGATGGACGCTGATGAATTTGTATTTAGTAAGTTAGGTATGTATTATAGTTACCGAAATTTTGATATATTAGCAGACTGAGAAGTCCTGTTCTCACGATAGCAAGAAGAAAAATTTTAGTTGTGCGATCGCTTGGGGGTTTACTTTGGTAACAATACAATGTAAGAACGTCACGTTTTCCAATATCCAGGCGATTCTATTTGACAAAAACGGGACTCTAGAAGATTCAGATGCTTATTTACGCGTCCTTGCACAAAAAGGAGCAAGGATGATAGACGCACAAGTTCCCGGTATTGGAGAACCACTGTTAATGGCATTTGGTGTTAATGGCGATACTTTAGATCCAGCAGGTTTAATGGCGGTAGCCAGTCGTCGCGAAACAGAAACTGCTGCTGCGGCTTACATTGCAGAAACTGGGCGGGGATGGTTTGAGTCGTTAGCAATAGCCCGTAAAGCTCTGGATGAAGCGGAAAAGTACGCACGCCAAACACATTCTCCTCTGTTTGCAGGTACTTTGGAAGTGCTTCAGTCTTTATCGCAAGCAGGGTTGAAACTTGGTATTCTTTCAGCAGCTACAACTCATGAGGTGCGTAGTTTTGTACAACATCATCAATTAAGTGATCGCATTCAAGTGGAAATGGGAGTTGATGCGGGACCAAGTAAACCAGATCCCATTTTATTTTTACAAGCATGTCAAGTTTTGGGAGTTGAACCCAGTGCCACACTGATGGTAGGAGATTCTGTAGGTGATATGCAAATGGCACGTAATGCCAAAGCAGCAGGGTGCATTGGCATTACGTGGATTGGGAAGTCGGATAATGTCCGAGGTGCAGATGTGGTGATCGATCGACTCGATCGAATTCTAGTTGTATGACGGGCAAGATGCCCGTACCACAAGAAATTTTGGAATAATGAAAAGTATAGGACTCCTATTTGATTTTTGAACAATTACTGAGCCTTAGAAACCCGGTATTTGGGAGATATCGAGTTTCTTTATTTCAAGATTCAAGTAGGATTGCTATAGTACTTAGTTCTTAGTGTAGTTATCAATTACCTTAGCTAAGCCCGGTACTGCTTCCTCAACATGTTTCTTAGCTGAGTTGCGGAGTTTGCTATATACGCCCCGCACAGTTGTGTTGTCGCTTTTTTCGATCCTTCCGTCTGTAACGCTGAGCAACGCTTCTGCGGTACGAGAGCGATTTTGAACGAGGTGTCCGACTGGATCTCCTGTTTGTACGCCCTCATTCCAAATGGGATCGAGTGCTGTGAAGGATTGTGGTAGAAGCCTTTCAATGGCTTCTGTACAATAACTGGGTGCAATTCCTTTAACAGCAGCATAGCCAGCTTTCAAAGCCAGTCCAGAGAGTCCTCCCATTGAAGCGACTTGTTCGTCTAGCAACTTTGTGCAGTCAGCTACAACCATATCCTTTTTGTTTGGGTTTGAAAGACCATCAGAAAGTCCCATTTTGATTCTCCTTAAAATACTAAAGTACTTAATGTTTATTCAATTTCTACTTATTAGATCGGGAAGAAATGACAGATTCAAATTAGAAAGTTAGAGACTTTGTCTTAACTTTCTCATATGACTTGAATGGAAAAATGTCAGTAAAAGCAACTTGGAATAAATTTCCTTAACTGTTATAACTATAATTGCTTTTTCTGTCAACTAAGAACCAAAAAAACATAAAACCAAGAATATTAATACTTTATAAAGTAGGTTCATCAACTCTTTAATAATTAGCGAGCGGCGTCAGAATTTAGGTCGGTAGTGACAATTCAATTTTTTTTTGAGTAAAAATATTTTTATTTTTAGCTGAACCCAAAAGAACCCCGATTTCTTGAAGAAACCGGGGTTCTGACGCCTCAACGCTCGTATCCCTTGCAGTATTGGCTTGTGACTAACACATCACAGCGTAAAGTTTTCGCTAACATAACAAAAAGTAAAGAGTGTATTGACAATCTAATGGGTTAACTGCATGTTCAATTTAGCTATGTGCGATCGCTCTGTAGATCGGTGGATTGGTCTGAAGGTTACACTTTCTCAATGGCTGACAACGCCTGTTGTTATCGTATTGCCACTCTTGTTTCTCGTGTTATTACCTTGGATCTTTCCCCGACTGCGTTGGAAACGTATTTTTCGTACTTTAGGAGTGTTGTTACTGATTATATACTTTAGCGCTACTTTTCCACTGACCATTGCAGTTGCAAAAAAAGGATTAGTTGCTTTTATTCCCCCTGACTCTGGTACCACTGCAGATGCGATTGTTGTACTAGGGCGGGGGAAACCTTTTAGAAAGTCGCGAGTAGAAGTTGCGGCTGAGCTTTGGAGAGATCGTCGCGCACCTTTGATTTTTGCAAGCGGTGCTGGCGATGGTTCTGAAATCGTCCAACAACTCAAAGAAGAAGGTATTCCCGATTCCGCATTAAGCGAAGAGCATTGTTCTGAAACGACTAAAGAAAACGCACTCCTCACCGCATCAGAATTACAACCACGGGGAGTCAAGAGAATTCTGTTAGTAACCGATCCCCCTCATATGTTGCGATCGCTACTCACTTTTCAGAGTATGGGGTTTGAAGTGACTCCACACACTAGCCCTGTACCCAGTGGGTTATCTTCGAGTAAAACAGCAGTACTTTTGTTTTATGAGTATATGGGCTTAGTTAGCTATGGTTTGCAGGGGCGGTTTTTACCTCAAAATGGAGCTGCTCAAGAAATCACTCCACCAGTTGCAAAGGTGAAAAACTTACAAACTTTGGGGAATTTGTAATCAGTAAAAGTTGGAAATTGACTCGTTTCATCTCTTAGGGTGGGCAGAGATGCTCGCCCTATAATTAAAAGAGTTTAATAGAAAGCGATCGCACTTTTAAATTGCATAATATGGGCGGGCAGGATGCCCACCCCACAAGAGCTACATCTTAATGCAATATGCAAGTTAAATGTTTGACAACTTACTATGAAAAGTCAACAGACGTAGCATTACATAGATATACAATAAAATGAGGGTTTTTAATAAAAAGATAAACACAGTATGATTTAGCTATCTAGTAACCGCATTATGATTTCAGGCGAGTTTAACACTCAAAGATAAACACAGTATGACTCAGCTATCTAATAACCGTACTCCACGGCGGGGGAGAGTATTTCCAGAACGTCGATTATCTCCAGAAGAGATAGCAAGACGTAAAGTTGAAGGTAAAGCATTTGTTAAGCGGTGTCGTCTAGTTTTTGATAGGATTCAACCAGAACTAATCAAAAACAACTACGACTGGTTTATTATCATAGAGCCAAAAAATGGGGACTATATTATCGCTCCAAATGAAACAGTTGCAAGACAAAAAGCTCGCGAGCAATTTGGTTCTAAAATGAGGATCATGATGCGAATAAATCTTGTAGCAGATTTTCCAGCAGGAGTTTTGACACTTGGGTAAGTGCGATCGCTTCGGCGCAAGCTGTACCTGGCTTATCGCACAAAAATGCTAATCTAAAATTATAGTCTGTTCATAAAAAGATAAACACAGTATGACTCAGCTATCTAATAACCACACTCCACGTCGCGGAAGGGTATTTCCAGAACGTCGATTATCTCCTGAAGAAATAGCAAGACGTAAAGTAGAAGATGAAGCATTTTTTAAGCAGTGTCGTCTAGTTTTTGATAGAGTTCAACCTGAGTTAATGAAAGATCATTACGATTGGTTTATCATCATAGAGCCAGAAAATGGCGACTATATCATCGCTTCAGATGAAACAGTTGCAAGACAAAAAGCCCGCGAGCAATTTGGTTCAAAAATTAGGCTCATGATGCGAATAAATGAGACTGGAGCCTGCGGCACAATATGATTTCAGGCGAGTTTAATAGTAAAAGAGAGTTAATTTTTGAAATTGGATTAATTGCTGCTGATAGTGATATAGTTCCAGTCAAGGCAATTTTAGATACAGGTTTTACAGGTTGGTTAGCAATTGACAATCAAGATGCTGACAGTCTTGGTTGGTTGCTTGAGTCTCAAAAAGAACAGATGCGGACAGCAAGAGGAGAAGCACGATTTAATCTATATCAAGGAACCATACTGTTAGATGGCCAGGAGTATATAATTCCAGTTTTGGGTGGAGATGAACTTCCAGATATTCTGTTGGGTGTGAATTGGTTGCAACTAAAGCGACTTGTAGCAGATTTTCCAGCAGGAGTTTTGACACTTGGGTAAGTGCGATCGCTTCGGCGCAAGCCGTACTCGGCTTATCGCTCTTAGCGCAAGCCGTACCTGGCTTATCGCACAAAAATGCTAATCTAAAGTTATGGTTTTTTAAGAAAAAGATAAACACGGCATGACTCAGCTATCTAGTAACCGCATTCCACGTCGCGGAAGGGTATTTCCAGAACGTCAATTATCTCCAGAAGAAAAAGCAAGACATCAGGCAGAAGATGAAGTTTTTGCTCAACGCTGTCGGCAGATTTACGATCGAGTTGCCAGCAAAGTTATGAAAGAACACTATGATTGGTTCGTAGTTATAGAACCTGATAGTGGCGATTATTTCATCGATCCGGATGAAACTGTTGCTAGAAAAAAAGCTTGTGAAAAACATCCTAACAAACTGCGCTTGATTATGCGTCTTAATGAGACGGGAACCTGCGGCAGAATATGATTTTAGGAGAATTTAGTAGTAGAGGAGAGTTAATTTTTGAAATTGGTTTGATTGCTGCTGACGGTGATATTATTCCAGTCAATGCAATTTTAGATACAGGATTTACTGGTTGGCTAGCAATTGATAACCAAGATGCTTTAAGTCTTGGGTGGAACCTGAATATTAATGAAAGACGAGATATGCAAACAGCATGGGGAGAAGCTCGCTTTAATCTTTATCAAGGGATTGTGCTTCTTGATGAACAGCAGTTCACAATTGAAGTGTTAGGTGGCTCTCAACTTCCGGATATTCTGTTGGGTGTGAATTGGTTGCAACTAAAGCGACTTGTAGCAGATGTTCAAGTAGGGGTGTTGACACTTGGGTAAATGCGATCGCTTTGGCGCAAGCCGAAAGAGTGCTTATCGCGCACAAATCTATTCTTCTGTGTGAGCAGCATCACATATATAATGATACATTGGAAATCGTATCCTTGAAATAGTTCGACAAACATCCAAAGCAGAATTTGTCTTTATACTTCATAACAACAGTCAGGATAGTTGGTTGGTTAAATTACAAAGTTATTTTCCGGAAAATGTAGAAAAAAATACTTATATTGAAATCATCAAGTCAAGCATATTACCAAATATCTCGACAAATATAGTTTTCAATCGCGCTCATCATGGTATTTATCAAATTCACGAAGTTAGAAAGGGGGAAGCCCATGCATTCGTTGTCATACCGTTGATACCGCCACCAGAAGCCGAATTCATGATTATTTGTAGGCGACAGCAAGATTCCAATCTTTTAGGCGATGTGTACGGCAGGATTGTATCTAGCTTTTATAAGGCTAGTGAAAAAATGATATTACAACCAGAACTGGTTGAAGCATCGATTCTTGATGATTTGAAGAAAGATTTTGGCTTTGTTTCTCTATCTCTTTACGAAAGAAGGTTTGAATTATTCTGCGAACGCCTTAAAAGAATGGTTGTTCACTTTGAGCCAATTCTTCACTTAT
This genomic interval from Scytonema hofmannii PCC 7110 contains the following:
- a CDS encoding AAA domain-containing protein, which encodes MPSFQAEPENFLELLQIVRDGAEISLKSGEYKGPFTIEKSLTLCGTGAETVIFAVDEPALVVKVPGVRLENLAIARTVGGDKGEIALSATKETAPICQSVILTGIAPNVTWENANWDIPDVLDFGEVESDRQIERSWIVQVGTPCKISSDVSWLRVQDTHLSPGVQDLYLILDSQDIPTGTMLSGYMSIEAADGNRVVQISAFIRANQPTNVQPIYTRSNNSEDAVRERVIPTKKQLQVWHTFLEIEERIAQSRQFCVPFQNHNYGGDTRRVTFEIDAVAATLDGSSANKLDENDFWQRAKKARNEDVMLFDSSPQYSNKRDGEKLGTIADVDFEESKIRIRLDSDFIERLNRGRYKLSHKGFLYFEAAGDIHQINQKKKALDNLRQGRSQNSLLGQFLFNADKAKRPSKIIKLQPQDLLKRDANPDQIAAVEAVLSAPDMVLIQGPPGTGKTTVIAEICYQVALRGGKTLITSQANLAVDNALSRLVHSPVIRALRKGKAEKVQEEGQPFLEDNVIGTWLQNTADDCENNLSKRQENVQIFQKLLKSASRFATYLKVEEEFQETQKQFQAEKTALEGNYQKSETIYKQSSDTITEVQSFKTKLDNLLQTAPNVDWDSPEVVNFLPLLKPYTNGNQAVENFVANVRTALTKVTELGFTRPTRGAFGLAVWLQETVATAISEFEEVSSDARNAAQCMLAVSESVQVFKKNSEDFQQLQRDYQQSLTKQQNIETKIKTLESRKSELEFVVNAVKEWKSTANTRLYRLLKNCRQTGSLLTDELIELPAGLWMIARTLNLPLVTPNYKVNKIDYLPNWVQLKNALSYEVEGGFVDRRGKQHRFSEFFYQTLSQIPMVLSASYYQEWQELAKKYKNYGYIASKWRPPLIENTRHFLNEMQQMYGASWESKNIDATLNYLVKEILENILVNARQCVLSIKIETEKQFQYWQQQLKEIQKSTAAQKQQISAAQYQLEIAQQEGDLKLNQVTNLLQKLTHHQNLPENLRILAEHYLVNQSSIWENPKQFLTQVESWEPSTKELKPLIAALDPFAVLQIIKTCLDEHQAKSETEYETARLQIEELQRQLNELEQKAQSQIPEDVIRDRQWWEKAWQSLPQQYKPALTSTSLFSLEFLHQVKAQFDSWQRELDKEENYLKRYQNFVQDWIGKLRHPSPQDRNELKQIYINNANVIGITCVQAARGDFSKEFPSFDVVIVDEVSKCTPPELLIPALKGEKIVLVGDHRQLPPLLHEETIEDIAEELKMTKDELSFVKESLFKMQFEAAHSSIKQMLTVQYRMHPQIMGAINQFYQHRLTCGIPEPETKRAHYLGSPIIQENHHILWVKTPVEQGFAEQREGTSRFNAREVDIIEKLCEQMEKAWFSKIADGQPQKEVGIITFYSAQLRAIKDRIETDKFPSLNIRTGTVDIFQGMERPVIIVSTVCNNSRKDIGFAKEPERVNVAFSRAQELLVIVGCHDLFTQKVGQVGNMYQEVSKVVRRYGGFVDVSDILSLKE
- a CDS encoding HAD family hydrolase, with protein sequence MVTIQCKNVTFSNIQAILFDKNGTLEDSDAYLRVLAQKGARMIDAQVPGIGEPLLMAFGVNGDTLDPAGLMAVASRRETETAAAAYIAETGRGWFESLAIARKALDEAEKYARQTHSPLFAGTLEVLQSLSQAGLKLGILSAATTHEVRSFVQHHQLSDRIQVEMGVDAGPSKPDPILFLQACQVLGVEPSATLMVGDSVGDMQMARNAKAAGCIGITWIGKSDNVRGADVVIDRLDRILVV
- a CDS encoding DUF6918 family protein, with product MGLSDGLSNPNKKDMVVADCTKLLDEQVASMGGLSGLALKAGYAAVKGIAPSYCTEAIERLLPQSFTALDPIWNEGVQTGDPVGHLVQNRSRTAEALLSVTDGRIEKSDNTTVRGVYSKLRNSAKKHVEEAVPGLAKVIDNYTKN
- a CDS encoding YdcF family protein; translation: MFNLAMCDRSVDRWIGLKVTLSQWLTTPVVIVLPLLFLVLLPWIFPRLRWKRIFRTLGVLLLIIYFSATFPLTIAVAKKGLVAFIPPDSGTTADAIVVLGRGKPFRKSRVEVAAELWRDRRAPLIFASGAGDGSEIVQQLKEEGIPDSALSEEHCSETTKENALLTASELQPRGVKRILLVTDPPHMLRSLLTFQSMGFEVTPHTSPVPSGLSSSKTAVLLFYEYMGLVSYGLQGRFLPQNGAAQEITPPVAKVKNLQTLGNL